One Candidatus Hinthialibacter antarcticus DNA window includes the following coding sequences:
- the prmC gene encoding peptide chain release factor N(5)-glutamine methyltransferase has translation MNAMTRKPPADVKEALENCTSVLETRKVESPKLSAELLVAHVTHQTRSEVLASPERLVSPVEAAQLELCLTRRMKHEPIPYIIEEVEFYSTPFHISKGVFIPRPETECLVDAALEITKGITDHEPRVYDMCTGSGNIVISMALNMPEGEFIASDVSNIAIQVAGQNVRRHDLQNYVTLREGTLFTPMRTELSLDFDILVTNPPYIKTQDINKLPNQIRDHEPVIALDGGRDGMICIKSILDGAAPLLRPGGYVLIEADPTIIPVIRTEVRRRTQFGDVVIHKDLNDQDRVCQFRLKA, from the coding sequence ATGAACGCAATGACCCGAAAACCGCCCGCCGACGTAAAAGAAGCCCTTGAAAATTGCACCTCTGTTTTGGAGACGCGCAAGGTCGAGTCGCCCAAACTGTCCGCTGAGTTGCTCGTAGCCCATGTAACTCACCAAACCAGGTCCGAAGTCTTGGCCAGCCCCGAGCGCTTGGTTTCTCCCGTTGAAGCGGCCCAACTTGAACTGTGCCTGACCCGGCGCATGAAACACGAACCCATTCCTTATATTATTGAAGAAGTTGAGTTCTATTCGACGCCGTTTCATATTTCGAAAGGCGTGTTTATTCCTCGCCCGGAAACCGAATGCCTGGTTGACGCCGCATTAGAAATCACCAAAGGCATCACCGACCACGAGCCGCGCGTTTACGATATGTGCACCGGCTCAGGCAATATCGTGATCTCAATGGCGTTGAATATGCCAGAAGGCGAGTTTATCGCCAGCGACGTCTCCAATATCGCGATTCAGGTCGCCGGGCAAAATGTCCGCCGCCATGACTTACAAAATTACGTCACCTTGCGCGAAGGCACCTTGTTCACGCCGATGCGGACAGAACTGAGTTTGGACTTTGATATTCTGGTAACCAACCCCCCTTACATCAAAACCCAGGATATCAATAAATTGCCCAACCAGATACGCGACCACGAACCCGTGATCGCCCTCGACGGCGGGCGCGACGGCATGATCTGCATCAAGAGCATTCTCGACGGCGCGGCTCCATTGCTTCGCCCCGGCGGTTATGTCTTAATCGAAGCCGACCCGACCATTATTCCGGTGATTCGCACGGAAG